A window of the Wolbachia endosymbiont (group A) of Pogonocherus hispidulus genome harbors these coding sequences:
- a CDS encoding group II intron reverse transcriptase — protein MGKFRRSTLLVIIHESEEIILKAKELVESWLKTIGLELKPSKTKISHTLKFSNGQKPGFDFLGFTIRQYPVKSKKGYKLLIKPSRSSVKQHTLVIKHELREMRGESQEAVINNLNPIVRGWCQYYTSAVSSKIFNSMDMIMHTQLWRWAKYRHPNKGGCWIKRKYFKRYGNENWRFMTGNGIRITKHGEYASRWHIKVRGTKSPYDGDWPYWGSRLSTIPGKSPQVIKLLKIQQGKCNYCHLWFRFDDLAHVHHQDRNRLNNNIKNLSLLHKHCHDQLHGSLRDKH, from the coding sequence GTGGGGAAGTTCCGCCGGTCTACTCTCCTTGTTATCATACATGAGAGTGAAGAGATTATTCTGAAGGCTAAGGAGCTAGTCGAAAGTTGGTTAAAAACTATCGGGTTAGAGCTAAAACCTTCAAAAACAAAGATCTCTCACACTCTCAAGTTTTCCAATGGACAGAAACCAGGCTTCGATTTTCTTGGTTTCACAATACGACAATATCCAGTGAAAAGTAAGAAAGGTTACAAGTTATTGATTAAACCAAGTCGTAGTTCTGTTAAACAGCATACGCTGGTTATTAAACATGAGTTAAGGGAAATGCGAGGCGAATCGCAAGAAGCTGTAATAAATAACCTCAATCCAATTGTTAGAGGATGGTGTCAGTACTACACTTCGGCAGTCTCAAGCAAAATCTTTAACTCAATGGATATGATTATGCACACCCAACTTTGGAGGTGGGCAAAATATAGACACCCAAACAAAGGAGGATGCTGGATTAAGAGAAAATACTTTAAAAGGTATGGTAACGAAAATTGGAGATTTATGACAGGTAACGGAATACGTATTACAAAACATGGAGAATATGCCAGTAGATGGCATATCAAAGTGAGAGGAACCAAATCTCCTTATGATGGAGACTGGCCATACTGGGGAAGTCGTTTGAGCACAATTCCAGGAAAATCGCCACAAGTAATAAAACTATTGAAGATACAACAAGGTAAATGTAATTATTGTCATCTTTGGTTTAGATTTGATGACTTAGCACATGTGCATCATCAGGACCGCAATAGACTCAATAATAACATCAAAAACTTATCCTTGTTACATAAGCATTGTCATGACCAATTACACGGAAGTCTGCGTGACAAGCACTGA
- a CDS encoding Bro-N domain-containing protein — translation MIDTLTLKEGDIETTAFDNNNVTRVLHNGEWWYVITEVIASFTGSKNPSDYLKKMKSRDIGLSEGWGQFVTPLEIKTKGGKQNANCTNVEGLLRILQSVPSKKVEQFKRWLAKVGYERLQEYENPELAFKRAYADYVAKGYSKEWIQRRMQSISVRNQLTKEWDNRKISDHNNKHLEGKEYAILTDVISQATFGIRTKEHKDLKGLKKQPLRDHMTPIELIFNMLGEQATIDEVKIKDAQGYYENLEAAKDGGKNASVAREAFEKARGVKVVSSDNFLKKIKD, via the coding sequence ATGATTGACACTTTAACTTTAAAAGAAGGAGATATTGAGACTACTGCATTTGATAATAACAATGTAACTAGAGTATTACACAATGGAGAGTGGTGGTATGTAATAACAGAGGTAATAGCTTCTTTCACAGGTAGTAAGAACCCATCTGATTACCTAAAAAAGATGAAAAGCAGAGATATAGGGCTTTCTGAAGGATGGGGACAATTTGTCACCCCCCTTGAAATTAAAACAAAAGGTGGTAAACAGAATGCTAATTGTACAAATGTTGAGGGGTTATTGCGTATCTTACAGTCTGTTCCTTCCAAAAAGGTTGAGCAGTTTAAACGTTGGCTTGCAAAAGTCGGGTATGAAAGATTACAAGAATATGAAAATCCAGAGCTGGCATTTAAACGAGCCTATGCTGATTATGTTGCAAAAGGATACTCTAAAGAGTGGATACAGAGGAGAATGCAATCCATATCTGTAAGAAATCAACTCACAAAAGAATGGGATAACAGAAAAATATCCGACCATAATAATAAGCATCTTGAAGGCAAGGAATATGCAATATTGACAGATGTGATCTCTCAGGCAACTTTTGGTATCAGGACTAAAGAACATAAAGATCTCAAGGGTCTAAAGAAGCAACCATTAAGGGACCATATGACACCAATTGAGCTAATTTTCAACATGCTTGGCGAACAAGCAACTATTGATGAAGTAAAAATCAAAGATGCACAGGGTTATTATGAGAATTTAGAGGCGGCAAAAGATGGTGGTAAAAATGCTAGTGTAGCAAGAGAGGCATTTGAGAAAGCGCGAGGTGTAAAAGTTGTTTCTTCGGATAATTTTCTCAAGAAGATTAAAGATTGA
- a CDS encoding virulence RhuM family protein: MNNKSLDYNEILFYETDDGKVCIEVRFENENLWLTQKHMAELFDCSIDNISLHLKNIYLCKELDKNSTTEESSIVQKEGEREVKRDVIFYNLEAVISVGYRVNSERGAAFRTWATDKLKKYIFKGFVIDSNRFKNGSKFDTRFFDELLEEIREIRASERVAYQKITDIYATSVDYASCSTETKNFFAVVQNKLHFAITGNTAAEIIANRVDGSKPNMGLTNWRKAPKGKIFLSDTQVAKNYLDKNEIAQLNRIVNMYIDYAEFQAARGKIMYMKDWKEKLDAFLKFNEQDILQSYGKVSHEVAITLATKEYEIFRKTQDKSYKSDFDKLIEEKKSLDQKSVKA; this comes from the coding sequence ATGAACAACAAATCACTAGATTATAATGAAATTTTGTTCTACGAAACAGACGACGGAAAGGTATGTATTGAAGTTAGATTTGAAAATGAAAATCTATGGCTTACTCAGAAACATATGGCAGAGTTATTTGACTGTTCAATTGATAATATTTCATTGCACTTAAAGAACATTTATCTATGTAAAGAACTAGACAAAAATTCAACTACCGAGGAATCCTCGATAGTTCAAAAAGAGGGAGAAAGAGAGGTAAAACGTGATGTAATTTTCTACAATTTAGAGGCTGTGATATCAGTTGGTTATCGTGTTAATTCAGAGCGTGGTGCTGCTTTTCGTACATGGGCAACTGATAAACTAAAGAAGTATATTTTCAAAGGTTTTGTGATTGATAGCAATAGATTTAAAAATGGCTCTAAATTTGACACTCGATTTTTTGATGAGTTACTTGAAGAAATTAGAGAAATTCGTGCAAGTGAGCGTGTGGCTTATCAGAAAATCACAGACATTTATGCAACTTCAGTAGACTATGCAAGCTGTTCAACCGAAACGAAAAATTTCTTTGCTGTAGTGCAGAATAAATTGCATTTTGCTATTACTGGAAATACAGCAGCAGAAATTATTGCAAACAGAGTGGATGGAAGTAAACCTAATATGGGCTTAACAAATTGGCGTAAGGCACCTAAGGGAAAAATCTTTCTTTCTGACACGCAAGTAGCAAAAAACTATTTAGATAAAAATGAAATTGCTCAGCTAAACAGGATAGTAAATATGTATATAGATTATGCAGAGTTTCAAGCTGCCAGAGGTAAAATAATGTATATGAAGGATTGGAAAGAGAAACTTGATGCATTTTTAAAATTTAATGAGCAAGATATATTGCAGAGTTATGGCAAAGTCTCTCATGAAGTAGCAATTACCTTAGCTACAAAAGAATATGAGATATTTAGAAAAACACAGGACAAGTCATACAAGTCAGATTTTGATAAATTGATAGAAGAAAAGAAAAGTCTTGATCAAAAAAGTGTAAAAGCTTAG
- a CDS encoding AAA family ATPase, translating to MVQDFLTDVKQKNTLNDEYYDFNNTVSHLEPLEQFDVEEIKRHLLLNIRSCLSYLFPRGTFHGDEFRIGDVHGNKGQSLRVALTGGKAGLWQDFATGQKGDVLDIWASAQGKDTKRDFCEVMASISEWLGYGKKCAKAFEKFITHSWNYYDENGQIIVKVYRSDPPGKKKVYKPFDVKRSKFAAPEIRPLYNIPEILKSDKVILVEGEKCAESLIEQGIAATTTMSGANADVDKTDWSPLKGKNIIIWPDNDEAGKRYAENAAKKLLDLGVASLAVLEIPQDKPEKWDAADCVKDGISIEEFLASTPLLTIDTPSTDIPNTSNMKSLERSTKQPLNILDWSAERFVGPVPEQKFLVEGLFPLGVTSIIAAMGDTGKGMLLLDLALKVASDKDQMCGFGSLVTEHGSVVIFSAEDDASEIHRRLERLDPKCERLKHKDKLFIVPLPNVRGSLTILRNVRGKIVEVSPEFESVMKQLEEIKDLKLIVFDPLASFIHADINADPAVGDYLMCVLSDLACSTGASIITAHHMRKPKGEKPILTAEQARDAIRGTSALVNGVRCSYAFWPIENTARLEIFKAVGETPRQNALFHGAVVKANGLADRTVRTYLRNQETGLLEDITIQLTVKNASEKDLKICLTDAITRSAVAGHPFTHTGSTGVYKQRHRLPEVFHSMGRDRLERIVQELLQAKQLVKGMSTGAKEDKWLDVITGPFARGVGQFTPGAEDLSCRQNL from the coding sequence ATGGTACAAGATTTTTTAACTGATGTCAAACAAAAAAATACTTTAAATGATGAATATTATGATTTTAACAATACTGTCTCACATTTAGAACCATTAGAGCAATTTGATGTAGAAGAAATTAAAAGACACTTATTATTAAACATAAGATCATGCCTTTCTTATTTATTCCCAAGGGGAACTTTTCATGGAGATGAATTCCGAATAGGTGATGTGCATGGTAACAAAGGACAAAGCCTCAGAGTAGCATTAACTGGTGGAAAAGCCGGACTCTGGCAGGATTTTGCAACTGGGCAGAAAGGTGATGTTCTTGATATTTGGGCAAGTGCACAGGGAAAAGATACAAAGAGAGACTTTTGTGAAGTGATGGCTTCTATAAGTGAATGGCTTGGATATGGCAAAAAATGCGCAAAGGCTTTCGAGAAATTTATTACCCACAGTTGGAATTATTATGATGAAAATGGCCAGATCATTGTAAAAGTTTATCGTTCTGATCCTCCTGGAAAGAAAAAAGTATACAAGCCTTTTGATGTAAAACGATCTAAGTTTGCTGCACCAGAAATAAGGCCACTCTACAACATTCCAGAAATCTTAAAATCTGATAAAGTTATTCTGGTTGAAGGAGAAAAATGTGCAGAAAGCTTGATAGAACAAGGGATTGCAGCTACAACAACAATGTCTGGAGCAAACGCAGATGTTGATAAAACAGACTGGTCACCCCTTAAAGGTAAAAATATTATTATTTGGCCAGATAATGATGAAGCAGGCAAACGATATGCTGAAAATGCTGCAAAAAAGCTGTTAGATCTTGGAGTTGCATCACTTGCTGTGCTTGAAATTCCTCAAGATAAGCCTGAGAAATGGGATGCCGCTGATTGTGTAAAGGATGGTATAAGCATTGAAGAATTTTTAGCTTCAACTCCTTTACTTACTATTGATACCCCATCTACTGACATTCCAAATACTTCAAATATGAAAAGTTTAGAAAGATCCACAAAACAGCCACTTAACATTTTAGATTGGAGTGCAGAGCGCTTTGTAGGTCCGGTACCAGAGCAAAAGTTTCTTGTTGAAGGTCTATTTCCTTTAGGTGTTACTTCAATAATAGCAGCAATGGGAGATACAGGCAAAGGTATGCTTCTTCTTGACCTAGCGCTTAAGGTTGCAAGTGATAAGGATCAGATGTGTGGCTTTGGTTCACTTGTTACTGAACATGGATCAGTAGTGATTTTTTCAGCAGAAGATGATGCAAGTGAGATACACCGCCGCTTAGAACGACTCGACCCTAAGTGTGAAAGGTTGAAACATAAAGATAAATTATTTATTGTACCACTGCCAAACGTCAGAGGATCACTTACAATACTCAGAAATGTTCGTGGTAAAATCGTCGAAGTTTCTCCTGAATTCGAATCCGTAATGAAACAGCTCGAGGAAATTAAAGATCTGAAATTGATAGTATTTGATCCACTTGCTTCATTTATCCATGCAGATATAAATGCTGATCCAGCTGTAGGGGATTATCTAATGTGCGTATTATCTGATTTAGCATGTAGTACTGGAGCTTCGATAATTACTGCTCATCACATGAGAAAGCCAAAAGGAGAAAAACCGATATTAACTGCTGAACAAGCACGCGATGCAATTAGAGGTACCTCTGCTCTTGTTAATGGTGTTAGATGCTCATACGCTTTTTGGCCAATAGAAAATACAGCTAGGCTAGAAATCTTTAAGGCAGTAGGAGAAACACCAAGACAGAATGCTTTGTTTCATGGGGCAGTTGTGAAAGCCAATGGTTTAGCTGATCGCACTGTAAGAACTTACCTAAGAAATCAGGAAACAGGGCTACTAGAAGATATAACAATACAACTAACAGTTAAAAATGCTAGTGAAAAAGACCTTAAAATATGTCTTACTGATGCAATTACACGATCTGCTGTTGCAGGACACCCATTTACTCACACAGGAAGCACAGGAGTATATAAGCAACGGCATAGACTACCTGAAGTTTTTCACAGCATGGGAAGGGATCGACTAGAGCGTATAGTTCAGGAACTTTTACAAGCAAAGCAGTTAGTTAAAGGAATGTCTACAGGTGCAAAAGAAGATAAATGGCTTGACGTTATAACAGGACCATTTGCTCGTGGTGTAGGGCAATTCACTCCTGGGGCTGAAGATCTTAGCTGTAGACAAAACTTATAA